The nucleotide sequence TTTGGGCGGCAGCAGCTGATCGAGATCTGGGGACATGCCTGCGCCGTGGCCGTCACCAAGGTGAGGCGgccaggggggctggggacaccccgccAGGGCCGGGGGCTTCGCTGACGGCTGCTCTCCCACCCGcgtcccatcctgtccccccacccccggcgtGGCCTTTCCCACCCCGGCCGggaccccctcctgccccacacggaggtgtggggacgggggacagcCAGAGCCATCGGGGAGCGATGCTGCGGCCGTGCCAGGGCTGCAGCCGCCCTCGGGTGGGATTTTTTGCGTTCCTcagcccccccccttccccgtcgTTATCTCCCTGGGGGTGGAggggctcccccggggctgggggttaCACCCCCCGCGGGAGGGGGATGCTCAGCCCTTTCCTGGGCTGTTAAAGGCAGCGGCTGCCCTtgcccgggggtgccggggggctccCCGTGCCCTGGCAACGCTCTCCCGCTGCTGGGCACCCTGAGTGCTGGTtcaggatgggaggaggaggaggaggaggaggaggaggaggagaggaggaggcagcgtgGGCGAGAGGTGCAGCATCAAGGGCAGCTTTGTGCCTGGGAGGCCGGCGagctccgcgcccgcccgccTCAGCTTTTCCGTCGGAGGCGTCTGGAccgtgccctgccctccccttccttctcccagggcCCAGGAGGGGAAATATTGGGGTGTTGGAGACTCTCTGGGACAGGGCTGGTCCCGGTCCCACAGCGTGGGGCTGCCCGTCCCTCCGGGGACCCCCCTCATCGCAGCATCCCTGTCTCCGTCGCCAGCCCCGTCTGAGCATCCTCATGGGGCCgagcatcctcctcttcctcgtgGGGCTGGAGAGCATCCATGGACCCCAGCCGGGGTATTCCCCCCACCCAGCCAGTGTCCCCGGAATCGTCCCCTCCCAGCACGTCCCCAGAAGCCCCACGGCAGCTGGCAGCGTGGCCAGCgctggggcagggccagggccaggcgaGCGTGGCTTTGTGCAGCGCACCGGCGGCTGCGAGCAGGCCGTGCTGCGCGGGGCTCTGGCGCTTGGATGGGACCAGGAGCCAGGCTCcgggagcaggaaaaaaatccgTCAACGGATAAACAGAGCCTCCCTTTGCAGGCTGCTGGTATGTGGAGCGTGCGGCCGCCTCCCTGCAGGCTGGCGGGGagccccgtcccgccgcgggCATCCTCCCTGTCCTGGGCATCGTCTTCATCCCACCATGGCCACCGTCTGCATCCCAATGTGGGCATCATCCTCATCCCCCTacggcccctctcctgccctgggtgccatccccatcccaccatggGCACTGTTGGCATCCAGCTGTGGGCACCATCTGCGTCCCACCATGGGCATCATCCTCATCCCACTATGGGTCCTGTCATGCCCTGggtgccatccccatcccaccttgGGCATCATCCTCATCTCAGTGTGGGCCTTGTCCCGCTGTGGGTGCCATCCCCGTCCCGCCGTGAGTGCCATCCTCGTTCTGCCGTGGGTGCCATCTCCATCCCACCGTGGGCACTGTCGGCATCCAGCTGTGGGCATCATCCGCATCCCACCATGGGCATCATTCTCAGCTCAGTGCGGGCCTTGTCCTGCCATGGGTGCCATCTCCATCCCTCTGTGGGTGCCGTCCCCATCCTGCCGTGGGTGCCGTCCCCATCCCACCTTGGGTACCACCGCAGGTCCATCTGCCCTCAAGCCCcggtccccctgtccctgccccgtCCCCGGGTGCCATGCCCAGGGCTGACCCAAGGGGACGGGGCCCGGTGGCGGTGCCGTGTCCCCGTCTCCTCTCTCCAGGCCTTCCCGCTGCCGTCCCTGCCGCGGAAGCAGCCCACGGTGCTGGTGGTGTGTGGCCCGGCGCAGAACGGGGCCATCGGGCTGGTGTGCGCCCGGCACCTGCGCATCTTTGTAGGtatctccctcccttcctcctcctccttctcctcctcctcctcttcatccccgAGCGGTGCCGGGCTCCAACGCCGCATCCCCGCTCTCCACCGTGCAGGACTACGAGCCCACCATCTTCTACCCCAAACGCTCCCCGGACCCCCTGTACCGGGATTTCACGACGCAGTGCGAGAAGATGGACATCCCCTTCCTCTCCTACCTCCCCACCGAGgtgagcccccccgccccgggagccgccgcgTTCACCGGCTGACGTGGTTGAGTTTATTAttgtttctgggtttggttttttgttgtttttgtcgtttctttttttttttttttattccttccccgcccgcccccggctctgctgggagcccggggatgcCATGAAATccagcggcggccgccgcggccccgccagcCACCGGCTCTGTTGTTGTTGGAAGGGCCGGGCTCGGCGGGAGGAATGTGACCCGAAAGCCTTGGCCTGGCCGGGGCCACGCGTCTCGGCGTGCCGGGCTCCGCCATcacgccccgtgtcccccccaccccttcctcggctttttttttttttttgggtggggggggatgtgggaggGGTGGTGGATTTTTTTGGCAGTAGCTCCTGGGTGAGTCTATTTCTGCAGGAAGCCGGGATCCCCCGCCTGGGCTCGGTGGCCGTCCCATGGCGGGGTggccggggggacacacacccctaCCCCACCCGCTGCccaccttgtgtgtgtgtgtcccccccccgccctttttctAGGTGCAGCTGATCAACGACGCCTACAACGCGGTGGTGGACGCGGTGCTGGGCGCCGAGGGGGAGGCAGGCGAGGGGAGGGAGCCCTGCGCCGCCATCCTGGCCACCCTCAAGCACGTCCGCATCCCCATCGTCAGCCTGGACGTGCCCTCAGGTGCTCAGcgacccccccctcccgcccccgggcaggatgggaccccccccaaggcTTGTCCCCATGCCCGGCACGGCGTCACCCTGGGCTCAGCGCCGGGG is from Chroicocephalus ridibundus chromosome 22, bChrRid1.1, whole genome shotgun sequence and encodes:
- the YJEFN3 gene encoding yjeF N-terminal domain-containing protein 3, translating into MSSVPGPNRDPPRYLSKAEAEAIEKELLEDYRFGRQQLIEIWGHACAVAVTKAFPLPSLPRKQPTVLVVCGPAQNGAIGLVCARHLRIFDYEPTIFYPKRSPDPLYRDFTTQCEKMDIPFLSYLPTEVQLINDAYNAVVDAVLGAEGEAGEGREPCAAILATLKHVRIPIVSLDVPSGWDAEAGGSGGISPDVLVSLSAPKQCARRFLGRQHFVAGRFLPYDVQKKFELNPPEYPGTECVVALRAPRQ